In a single window of the Equus quagga isolate Etosha38 chromosome 7, UCLA_HA_Equagga_1.0, whole genome shotgun sequence genome:
- the MUC17 gene encoding mucin-17, whose translation MTFCLAALVLQLLSPYAAAEHETCLNGGTLSEEGCKCPPGFGGHQCQNRVPICWNNGTWDGLKCVCTSPYYGTSCEEVVSSLDIDSPPETVSAQVELTVTVTNIGFSEELKDWSSQEFQDFNDTFTKQMEIVYSGIPEYEGVNITKLSPGSVKVEHDVILKANFTPDYKDVLDKAIQDVESKIKTTTQEQISTNNTCETLLCFNETATRVQNISVTQYDPEEECREKAGQDFAEYFYVEYDDNGKPNCISRCEPNFNRSLNCNHGTCQLDRSGPRCYCLITDTEWYSGETCEFSTKKSLVYGLLGAAGAVVLIILAILLMFIFRSRRQVERQKSKVAQLYKWHEEDGGPAPGTFQNIGFDICEEQENYIRLDSIYSNFQPTLGHIDSETKIRIKRPQVIMTSI comes from the exons AGACCTGCTTGAATGGAGGGACACTGAGTGAAGAGGGCTGTAAATGCCCCCCTGGCTTCGGAGGACATCAGTGCCAGAACAGGGTTCCGATCTGCTGGAACAACGGCACCTGGGATGGGCTCAAGTGTGTGTGCACCAGCCCCTACTATGGGACGAGTTGTGAGGAGGTGGTCTCAAGCCTTGACATAG ATTCTCCGCCAGAGACCGTCTCTGCCCAGGTGGAACTGACCGTGACAGTGACCAATATAGGGTTCTCTGAAGAGCTAAAAGACTGGTCTTCTCAGGAATTCCAGGATTTCAATGATACATTCACAAAACAG ATGGAAATTGTTTATTCCGGAATCCCTGAATATGAAGGGGTCAACATCACAAAGCTGAG tcCTGGCAGTGTGAAGGTGGAGCATGATGTCATCCTGAAGGCCAACTTCACCCCAGATTACAAGGACGTTTTGGATAAGGCCATCCAGGACGTGGAGTCAAAAATCAAGactacaactcaagaacaaataAGCACAAATAATACCTGCGAAA CCTTACTGTGTTTCAACGAGACTGCCACCAGGGTGCAAAACATTTCAGTTACCCAGTACGACCCTGAAG AGGAGTGCCGGGAGAAGGCCGGGCAAGACTTCGCTGAGTACTTCTATGTGGAGTACGACGACAACGGGAAACCAAACTGCATCAGCCGTTGCGAGCCGAACTTCAACAGGTCCCTCAACTGCAACCACGGGACGTGCCAGCTGGACCGCAGCGGCCCTCGGTGCTA ctGCCTGATCACAGACACTGAATGGTACAGCGGGGAGACGTGTGAATTCAGCACCAAGAAGAGCCTGGTGTACGGGCTCCTCGGGGCGGCAGGCGCAGTGGTGCTGATCATCCTCGCCATCCTCCTGATGTTCATCTTCCGCTCCAGAAGGCAGGTGGAAAG GCAAAAGTCCAAAGTGGCTCAGTTGTACAAGTGGCATGAAGAGGATggtgggccagcccctgggacctTCCAGAACATTGGCTTTGACATCTGTGAAG AACAAGAGAACTATATCCGCCTTGACTCCATCTATAGTAACTTCCAGCCCACCCTGGGCCACATAGACTCTGAAACAAAG atcaGAATTAAGAGGCCTCAGGTGATCATGACATCGATTTAA